In one window of Zhongshania aliphaticivorans DNA:
- a CDS encoding acetyl-CoA carboxylase carboxyltransferase subunit alpha — MNPNFLDFEQPIAELEAKIEELQLVGSDNDLNINEEISKLREKSSKLTEKIFSNLTPWNVVKIARHPMRPYTLDYIRRIFTDFDELHGDRHFGDDSAIVAGIGKLNDMPVMVIGQEKGRGVTEKVKRNFGMPKPEGYRKALRLMEMAERYHLPIVTLIDTPGAYPGIDSEERGISEAIAQNLAVMSRLKTPIVCVVIGEGSSGGALGIGVGDHIAMLQYSTYFVISPEGCANIIWKSSEFAPDAAEAMGLTSTVLEELGIVDATIPEPQGGAHRDIDLSAARVRDHIASQITRLQTLSEEELLETRYARLMSYGVS, encoded by the coding sequence ATGAATCCGAACTTTCTTGATTTTGAACAACCTATTGCCGAGCTGGAAGCCAAAATCGAAGAGCTGCAGCTAGTCGGAAGTGACAACGACCTTAATATTAACGAAGAAATTAGCAAGCTAAGAGAAAAAAGTAGCAAGCTAACCGAAAAGATTTTTTCAAATTTGACGCCGTGGAATGTAGTCAAAATTGCTCGGCATCCGATGAGACCTTATACCCTTGATTATATTCGTCGAATCTTCACCGACTTTGACGAACTTCATGGCGATCGTCATTTTGGTGATGATTCTGCCATTGTTGCAGGTATTGGTAAGCTTAATGATATGCCTGTGATGGTGATTGGTCAGGAAAAAGGTAGGGGTGTTACCGAAAAAGTAAAACGTAATTTTGGTATGCCAAAACCTGAAGGGTATCGTAAAGCGCTGCGGCTGATGGAAATGGCTGAGCGCTACCACCTACCAATTGTAACTCTGATTGATACGCCGGGGGCTTATCCCGGTATTGATAGTGAAGAGCGCGGTATTAGTGAGGCAATTGCTCAAAACTTGGCTGTAATGTCACGTTTGAAAACACCCATTGTCTGTGTCGTAATTGGCGAAGGTAGTTCTGGTGGCGCCTTGGGGATTGGTGTTGGCGATCATATTGCCATGCTTCAATATTCTACCTACTTTGTCATTTCTCCTGAGGGATGTGCGAATATTATTTGGAAAAGTTCTGAGTTTGCACCGGATGCAGCTGAAGCGATGGGGTTGACCTCAACAGTCTTGGAAGAGTTGGGTATTGTTGATGCGACAATTCCAGAGCCACAAGGCGGTGCTCATCGTGATATTGACTTGAGTGCGGCTCGTGTTCGAGACCATATTGCGAGTCAAATTACCCGCTTACAAACCTTGTCGGAAGAAGAGCTGCTCGAAACCCGCTATGCGCGTTTAATGTCTTACGGTGTTAGTTAA
- the iscA gene encoding iron-sulfur cluster assembly protein IscA — protein sequence MPVLVSGAAAGHIKRQIESRGRGLGIRIGVRTSGCSGMAYVLEFVDEPQAEDQVFERDGAAVYIDPKSMVYLDGTELDFVKEGLNEGLKFNNPNVSAECGCGESFTV from the coding sequence ATGCCAGTTTTAGTTAGCGGTGCAGCCGCCGGTCATATAAAACGGCAGATAGAGAGTCGTGGTCGTGGTTTGGGTATTCGTATTGGCGTGCGTACATCCGGCTGCTCAGGTATGGCTTATGTCCTTGAGTTTGTTGATGAGCCGCAAGCTGAGGACCAAGTTTTCGAGCGCGATGGCGCTGCAGTTTATATAGACCCCAAAAGCATGGTGTATTTAGATGGCACCGAGTTGGACTTCGTTAAAGAAGGCTTGAACGAAGGCTTGAAATTTAATAATCCTAATGTGTCGGCTGAGTGTGGCTGCGGTGAAAGTTTCACTGTTTAG
- the fdx gene encoding ISC system 2Fe-2S type ferredoxin, whose product MPRIVVLPHEALCPEGEVLDAVSGETVCDVMLANGIDIEHACEKSCACTTCHVIVREGFPSLDEADELEEDMLDKAWGLEPESRLSCQAVVGDEDLVVEVPRYTINMVSERH is encoded by the coding sequence ATGCCACGCATTGTAGTATTACCCCATGAAGCACTTTGCCCTGAAGGTGAGGTTTTGGACGCGGTGTCAGGCGAGACGGTATGTGACGTCATGCTGGCTAATGGTATTGATATTGAGCATGCCTGTGAGAAGTCCTGTGCTTGTACCACTTGTCATGTAATTGTTAGAGAGGGGTTTCCGTCACTGGATGAGGCTGATGAGCTCGAAGAAGATATGTTGGATAAGGCATGGGGTCTTGAGCCAGAGTCGCGTCTGAGCTGTCAAGCCGTTGTTGGTGATGAAGATTTGGTTGTTGAAGTGCCACGATATACCATCAATATGGTGTCTGAGCGTCATTAA
- the hscB gene encoding Fe-S protein assembly co-chaperone HscB has protein sequence MSEFNPHENYFSLLAVPQRYEVSVPDLTRRYRELQRDAHPDRFAGGTERERLQAVQYSSQINEAYEALVSPTRRAAYLLSLAGVESDMSSTTFQDPEFLMQQMELREELSELQQASDPELALDQFYGDIDTAADQQKLRFSEQYTQRQFDDALATYAKLQFLEKLRSEAELKESELLDY, from the coding sequence ATGTCTGAATTTAACCCCCATGAAAACTACTTTTCTCTTTTGGCGGTACCACAGCGCTATGAGGTGAGTGTCCCTGATTTGACTCGCCGTTATCGGGAGCTTCAGCGCGATGCTCACCCAGATCGATTCGCTGGCGGGACTGAGCGAGAGCGCCTACAAGCTGTGCAATACTCCTCGCAAATTAATGAAGCATATGAAGCCTTGGTTTCACCTACCCGAAGAGCGGCTTATTTATTAAGTTTAGCTGGGGTGGAGAGCGATATGTCTTCAACTACCTTTCAAGACCCTGAGTTTTTAATGCAGCAAATGGAGCTCCGTGAAGAGTTGTCTGAGTTGCAGCAAGCGAGTGACCCTGAGTTAGCCTTAGACCAGTTTTACGGTGATATAGATACTGCTGCAGACCAGCAGAAACTGCGGTTCTCAGAGCAGTATACGCAGCGTCAATTCGACGATGCATTGGCGACATACGCCAAGTTACAGTTTTTGGAAAAATTACGTAGCGAAGCTGAATTAAAAGAGAGTGAATTACTCGATTATTAA
- the ndk gene encoding nucleoside-diphosphate kinase, which produces MGVQRTLSIVKPDAVSKNVIGEIYSRFEKAGLRIVAAKMLRLSREQAEGFYAEHKGRPFFPALVDFMTSGPVTVQVLEGEGAVLQNRELMGATNPKEAAAGTIRADFAESIDANAVHGSDSEESAAREIAFFFSTSELCERV; this is translated from the coding sequence ATGGGCGTTCAACGCACCCTTTCCATAGTTAAACCAGATGCCGTTAGCAAAAATGTTATTGGTGAAATTTACAGTCGTTTTGAAAAAGCAGGATTACGCATAGTTGCGGCGAAAATGTTGCGTTTAAGCCGTGAGCAGGCGGAAGGTTTTTATGCTGAGCATAAAGGTCGACCATTTTTCCCCGCTTTGGTTGATTTCATGACATCTGGACCTGTAACTGTACAGGTGCTTGAAGGCGAGGGTGCGGTATTACAGAATCGTGAGCTAATGGGGGCAACCAACCCCAAAGAAGCGGCTGCCGGCACTATCCGTGCTGATTTTGCTGAATCTATTGATGCTAATGCAGTCCATGGCTCTGATTCTGAAGAGTCAGCGGCGCGTGAAATAGCGTTCTTTTTCTCTACCAGTGAGTTGTGTGAGCGCGTTTAA
- the iscR gene encoding Fe-S cluster assembly transcriptional regulator IscR, with product MRLTTKGRYAVTAMLDLALYGDRGPISLADVSGRQDISLSYLEQLFAKLRRRDLVCSIRGPGGGYRLSRSSETIFVAEIIDAVDERVDATGCSGNSDCQDGQTCLTHNLWSDLSDQIHHFLSDISLASLVERREVQNVSARQLQRARNTQSIILTAVD from the coding sequence ATGCGATTAACGACAAAAGGCCGTTACGCAGTGACAGCTATGTTGGATTTGGCACTGTACGGCGATCGAGGCCCAATTAGCTTGGCAGATGTCTCAGGTCGGCAAGATATTTCCTTGTCGTACTTGGAGCAATTATTTGCAAAGCTTCGGCGCCGAGATTTGGTGTGCAGCATCCGTGGCCCCGGCGGTGGGTACCGGCTTAGCCGATCCAGTGAGACCATTTTTGTCGCTGAGATTATTGACGCGGTTGATGAGCGGGTGGATGCGACAGGTTGCTCGGGTAATAGTGACTGCCAAGATGGGCAGACGTGTTTGACCCATAATTTATGGTCTGACCTGAGTGATCAGATCCATCATTTTTTGAGTGATATTAGCTTGGCAAGTTTAGTCGAGCGACGAGAAGTGCAAAATGTATCGGCGCGTCAACTTCAACGGGCGCGCAACACGCAGTCAATTATTTTAACTGCGGTAGATTAG
- the tilS gene encoding tRNA lysidine(34) synthetase TilS, whose translation MTELLSHITSVLSPFLGRRHWLIGYSGGLDSHVLLHLIWRMREQAHLANKPFPVLSAIHVDHQLHNCSTDWAVQCAAQCSDYGIPIDIRSVEVGSGRQGLEALARAERYRVFEEVLGEDGALLLAHHQDDQAETFLLRLMRGSGVAGLAAMPVMRGLGRGILYRPLLDVPKAELERYASVYKLKWVDDPSNEDVHYRRNFLRHKVMPVLAEVWPGYRSKIVDAAELQSEAADLLSSYLNDDIDRLRGGDGSLDLLGLADFDRLRQRAILRHYVYLHFGVRLDKAQSDELVDQFLKSSQDSQPVFSLGKYLTLRAFSGRLYCERGTGGEVFDPSAEWDWDSLQDCLVGGVGKLSAESGGDFVPRGKITIRFRQGGERCHLAGHAHSKSLKKVLQELMVPPWQRERLPLIYCGGQIAAIADLAICEGYKVKPGECGIALRWRWNR comes from the coding sequence ATGACAGAACTGCTGTCCCACATAACTTCTGTATTATCCCCTTTTCTAGGCCGCCGGCATTGGTTGATAGGCTATAGCGGCGGTCTAGACTCTCACGTTTTACTTCATCTTATTTGGCGTATGCGCGAGCAAGCGCATCTAGCTAATAAACCATTTCCAGTGTTATCTGCTATCCATGTGGATCATCAGTTACATAATTGCTCGACGGATTGGGCTGTGCAGTGTGCGGCACAATGTAGCGATTACGGTATCCCTATCGACATTCGCTCGGTTGAGGTAGGATCTGGACGGCAGGGGCTTGAGGCACTTGCCAGAGCTGAGCGATACCGTGTTTTTGAAGAGGTACTAGGTGAAGATGGGGCACTATTATTGGCTCATCATCAAGATGATCAGGCGGAAACGTTTTTATTGCGCTTGATGCGTGGAAGTGGTGTTGCAGGTTTGGCGGCAATGCCCGTAATGCGTGGCTTGGGGCGTGGAATATTGTATCGGCCTTTATTGGATGTCCCTAAAGCTGAGCTTGAACGCTATGCTAGCGTTTATAAGCTTAAGTGGGTTGATGACCCTAGTAATGAAGATGTTCATTATCGACGTAATTTTCTGCGTCATAAGGTGATGCCAGTGTTGGCAGAAGTGTGGCCGGGTTACCGCAGTAAAATTGTTGATGCGGCAGAATTACAATCAGAGGCGGCAGATTTGTTATCTAGCTACCTTAATGATGATATTGATCGACTCAGAGGTGGTGATGGTAGTCTCGACCTCCTTGGCTTGGCTGATTTTGACAGGCTACGGCAGCGAGCGATACTTAGGCATTATGTTTATCTGCACTTCGGTGTGCGTTTAGATAAAGCGCAAAGTGATGAGCTTGTCGATCAGTTTTTGAAATCCAGTCAAGATAGTCAGCCGGTGTTTTCTCTTGGTAAATATCTCACCTTAAGAGCATTTAGTGGGCGCTTGTATTGTGAGCGTGGCACAGGGGGAGAGGTGTTTGATCCCAGTGCAGAGTGGGATTGGGATAGTTTACAAGATTGCCTGGTGGGCGGGGTAGGAAAGCTCAGTGCTGAATCTGGTGGTGATTTTGTGCCTAGAGGTAAAATAACTATAAGATTTCGGCAGGGGGGGGAGCGTTGTCACCTTGCTGGCCACGCCCATAGCAAATCTTTGAAAAAAGTACTTCAAGAGTTGATGGTGCCACCTTGGCAGCGGGAACGGCTACCACTTATATATTGTGGTGGGCAGATTGCGGCGATTGCAGATTTGGCCATTTGTGAAGGCTATAAAGTTAAGCCGGGCGAGTGCGGTATCGCTCTGCGGTGGCGTTGGAATCGCTGA
- a CDS encoding IscS subfamily cysteine desulfurase, which produces MQLPIYLDYSATTPVDPRVAEKMMACLTTEGVFGNPASRSHLFGWKAEEAVENARRQVADLLHADPREIVWTSGATESNNLAIKGAAHFYSKKGKHVITSKIEHKAVLDTCRQLEREGFEVTYLDPTDKGLITPEAIAAALRDDTVVVSIMHANNEIGTINDIAGIGEVCRANGVVFHVDAAQTAGKVIIDMETMKVDLLSMSAHKMYGPKGVGALYVRRKPRIRLEAQMHGGGHERGMRSGTLPTHQIVGMGAACEIARLEMSKDAEHSLALRNRFWDGLKDIEQVHINGDFEQRLPGNLNVSLAFVEGESLIMSLKDLAVSSGSACTSASLEPSYVLRALGLNDELAHSSLRFSFGRFTTNEEVDYAIKQVRGAVDKLRELSPLWDMYKDGIDLDSIEWAAH; this is translated from the coding sequence ATGCAATTGCCAATTTATTTGGATTATTCAGCCACAACACCAGTAGACCCTCGTGTTGCCGAGAAGATGATGGCCTGTCTAACGACAGAGGGTGTGTTTGGTAACCCTGCATCGCGTTCTCATTTGTTTGGCTGGAAAGCCGAAGAGGCCGTGGAAAATGCTCGCCGGCAAGTTGCTGATTTATTGCATGCGGATCCTCGTGAAATCGTGTGGACGTCGGGAGCAACCGAATCAAACAATCTTGCCATTAAAGGTGCGGCGCATTTTTATAGTAAAAAAGGTAAGCATGTCATTACCTCTAAAATTGAGCACAAGGCAGTTTTGGATACTTGCCGGCAGCTCGAGCGAGAAGGTTTTGAGGTGACATACTTAGACCCGACTGATAAAGGCCTAATTACTCCCGAGGCGATTGCTGCGGCACTTCGTGATGACACTGTTGTTGTTAGTATCATGCACGCCAATAACGAGATCGGCACAATTAATGATATTGCCGGTATTGGTGAAGTATGTCGTGCTAACGGTGTGGTATTTCATGTTGATGCCGCGCAAACAGCAGGTAAAGTGATTATTGATATGGAGACAATGAAAGTAGATTTGTTGTCCATGTCGGCCCACAAAATGTATGGTCCAAAAGGTGTTGGTGCATTGTATGTGCGCCGTAAGCCACGCATACGTTTAGAGGCACAAATGCATGGTGGCGGGCATGAGCGGGGAATGCGTTCAGGAACGCTGCCAACCCATCAAATTGTTGGGATGGGGGCGGCCTGCGAAATTGCGCGCTTAGAAATGTCTAAAGATGCAGAGCATTCTTTGGCGTTGAGGAATCGTTTTTGGGATGGCTTGAAAGATATTGAGCAAGTTCATATCAACGGAGATTTCGAGCAGCGCCTGCCGGGTAATTTGAATGTTAGTTTAGCCTTCGTTGAAGGTGAGTCCTTGATTATGTCATTAAAGGACTTAGCAGTATCGTCAGGCTCTGCTTGTACTTCTGCTAGTTTGGAGCCTTCATATGTACTGCGTGCGCTTGGTTTAAATGATGAGTTGGCGCATAGCTCTCTGCGTTTTTCTTTTGGCCGTTTTACGACGAATGAAGAAGTAGATTACGCTATTAAACAGGTTCGTGGTGCCGTGGATAAGCTGCGAGAATTGTCGCCGCTTTGGGATATGTATAAAGATGGTATCGACTTAGACAGTATTGAATGGGCAGCGCACTAA
- the iscU gene encoding Fe-S cluster assembly scaffold IscU, which translates to MAYSEKVLDHYENPRNVGKFDDGAEEIGTGMVGAPACGDVMRLQIKVNEQGVIEDAKFKTYGCGSAIASSSLLTEWVKGKTLEEAEHIKNTEIAQELALPPVKIHCSVLAEDAIKAAVSDYRKKKAAL; encoded by the coding sequence ATGGCTTACAGTGAAAAAGTACTAGATCATTATGAAAACCCACGTAACGTCGGTAAATTTGACGATGGCGCTGAGGAAATTGGTACCGGTATGGTCGGTGCGCCAGCGTGCGGTGACGTGATGCGTCTACAGATCAAAGTCAACGAGCAAGGTGTTATTGAAGACGCCAAATTCAAAACGTATGGCTGTGGTTCAGCTATTGCGTCGAGCTCACTTTTAACGGAGTGGGTAAAAGGCAAGACGCTAGAAGAAGCAGAGCATATTAAAAATACTGAGATAGCTCAGGAGTTGGCTTTGCCGCCAGTGAAAATTCACTGTTCGGTATTGGCTGAAGATGCTATCAAAGCGGCGGTATCAGATTACCGCAAGAAAAAAGCTGCGCTTTGA
- the rlmN gene encoding 23S rRNA (adenine(2503)-C(2))-methyltransferase RlmN, giving the protein METTTATVQQTKVNLLGMSRKKMEEYLTSIGEKPFRAQQILKWIHHSGVDDFDEMTNLGKPLRAKLQELAEIRPPNVVKQLDSTDGTRKWAVEVGGNNLVETVLIPDGQRGTLCVSSQVGCSLDCSFCATGKQGFMRDLTASEIIGQVWLAIKSFDGFNSGNKRIVTNVVMMGMGEPLLNFNNVVDAMSLMLDDFGYGLSKRRVTLSTSGVVPMLDKLGDVSTVSLAISLHAPNDRLRNELVPINKKYPISELLAACQRYIDKQEDTHRVVTIEYTLIAGVNDGVEHAKELAEVLRDVPCKINLIPFNPFSLSNYKRPSKNAINRFWLTLTEAGYVTTVRTPRGDDIDAACGQLAGQVQDRTKRSARHRQRAELEQPIRLV; this is encoded by the coding sequence ATGGAAACAACGACAGCGACTGTTCAGCAAACCAAAGTTAATTTGCTTGGGATGTCGCGCAAAAAAATGGAAGAATATCTGACTTCCATTGGTGAAAAGCCTTTTCGTGCCCAGCAAATCCTCAAGTGGATACATCACTCGGGGGTTGATGATTTTGACGAGATGACGAATCTTGGCAAGCCCTTGCGCGCTAAGCTCCAGGAGCTTGCCGAAATCCGTCCTCCCAATGTGGTAAAACAATTAGACTCTACCGATGGAACCCGCAAGTGGGCTGTAGAAGTTGGTGGTAATAATCTGGTTGAAACTGTTCTGATTCCCGATGGCCAACGGGGCACCTTGTGTGTTTCGTCTCAAGTTGGCTGCAGTTTAGATTGTAGTTTTTGCGCTACCGGTAAACAGGGTTTCATGCGCGACTTAACAGCGTCTGAAATCATTGGTCAAGTTTGGTTGGCGATAAAATCTTTTGATGGATTTAACTCTGGTAATAAACGTATTGTTACCAATGTGGTCATGATGGGAATGGGCGAACCACTGCTCAATTTTAATAATGTAGTTGACGCGATGAGCTTAATGCTAGATGACTTTGGGTATGGTTTATCCAAGCGTCGGGTTACTTTAAGTACATCTGGCGTCGTGCCCATGCTGGATAAATTGGGCGACGTATCCACCGTTTCACTTGCTATTTCGTTGCACGCTCCAAATGATAGACTGCGAAATGAATTAGTGCCTATCAATAAGAAATACCCGATATCTGAATTACTTGCTGCTTGTCAGCGTTATATCGATAAGCAAGAAGATACGCATCGAGTAGTAACCATAGAATACACCTTAATTGCGGGCGTAAATGACGGTGTCGAGCACGCGAAAGAATTGGCGGAGGTGCTCCGTGATGTACCTTGTAAAATCAATTTGATTCCGTTTAACCCCTTTTCACTATCAAACTATAAACGCCCAAGTAAGAATGCGATTAATCGCTTCTGGTTAACCTTAACCGAGGCTGGTTACGTAACCACAGTACGGACGCCACGTGGTGATGATATTGATGCCGCCTGTGGTCAGTTGGCAGGACAAGTACAAGATCGCACTAAACGTAGCGCGCGCCATCGCCAACGTGCGGAGTTAGAGCAGCCTATTCGTTTGGTATAA
- the trmJ gene encoding tRNA (cytosine(32)/uridine(32)-2'-O)-methyltransferase TrmJ, whose translation MSSQTLNPQNTSVSPLDNIRIVLVNTSHPGNIGAVARAMKNMCLSQLYLVEPRKYPHDEATWRAASADDVLNSAVVCETLADAISGCQLVIGTSARERTVPWPLLDPRHCMERAYTEANADHKVAVVFGREDRGLTNDELQRCNLHVHIPANPDYSSLNIAMAVQVLSYELRMAQLSGELSHNDMADWDVPVAGAEDLERYLVHLEETLRDINFLRPEAPKKLMTRLRRLYQRTRLDEMEVNILRGVLTSTQYWVRKAKSKDGGSGGESL comes from the coding sequence ATGAGTTCGCAGACTTTGAATCCGCAAAATACCTCCGTAAGCCCCTTAGACAATATTCGCATAGTATTGGTAAATACTTCCCATCCTGGAAATATTGGTGCAGTGGCGCGTGCTATGAAGAATATGTGCCTGTCTCAGCTGTATTTGGTAGAACCCAGAAAATACCCTCACGATGAAGCAACTTGGCGTGCCGCCAGTGCAGATGATGTCCTTAACTCTGCTGTAGTTTGTGAAACTTTGGCGGATGCGATATCGGGTTGTCAGCTTGTTATTGGCACAAGTGCGAGAGAAAGGACGGTACCTTGGCCGCTACTGGACCCTCGCCATTGTATGGAGCGTGCGTATACAGAGGCGAACGCGGATCATAAAGTGGCGGTGGTATTTGGCCGGGAAGACCGCGGTTTAACCAATGATGAGTTGCAGCGTTGCAATTTACATGTCCACATCCCAGCCAATCCAGATTACAGTTCTTTGAATATAGCCATGGCGGTCCAGGTTTTGAGCTATGAGTTGCGTATGGCTCAGCTTAGCGGCGAGTTAAGTCACAATGATATGGCGGACTGGGATGTGCCTGTTGCCGGGGCGGAGGATCTCGAGCGATATTTAGTCCATTTAGAAGAGACGTTACGTGATATTAATTTTTTACGGCCAGAAGCGCCTAAGAAGTTGATGACGAGATTACGACGCCTCTATCAGCGCACGCGCCTAGATGAGATGGAGGTCAATATTCTGAGGGGAGTTTTAACGTCGACTCAATATTGGGTGCGCAAGGCTAAGTCAAAAGATGGCGGCAGTGGCGGGGAGTCCTTATAA
- the hscA gene encoding Fe-S protein assembly chaperone HscA has translation MLMQISEPGQTPEPHQRKLGIGIDLGTTNSLVATVRNGRAQTLADIDGVHLLPSVVHYGEGDSISVGESALKGATNDPHNTLLSIKRLMGRSYKDVMASATSKMSPYELLDLGQDMVKVHTQVGDVSPVQVSSEILKTLVQRAEQTLGAELTGVVITVPAYFDDAQRQATKDAAKIAGLNVLRLLNEPTAAAVAYGLDQQDEVAIAVFDLGGGTFDVSVLQLTKGVFEVLATGGDSALGGDDFDHAIAHWFVAEHELTNLDAHQQRALLTAARQAKEGLSDVDEVELALAELSSTLTREQFNTLVDPLIDTAIRACKRALRDAKLRSDDIHNVVMVGGSTRVPRVRERVAEWFGREPLIDLDPDKVVALGAALQADQLVGNRSGDEMLLLDVIPLSLGIETMGGLTEKIIHRNTTIPVAMAQEFTTFKDGQVGMAIHVVQGERELVEDCRSLARFELQGIPPMVAGAARIKVTFQVDADGLLRVTAREESTGSESRIEVKPAYGLSDTDIADMLQASWASAVDDKEARALREQQVEAEALLQALSAALLQDGEAMLSESEQSQLLAKMEALHHERENGTTASIAKHIEIVGKGSEVFAERRMDASINKALAGRQVDEI, from the coding sequence ATGTTGATGCAAATTTCAGAGCCAGGACAGACCCCAGAGCCGCACCAGCGTAAGTTGGGAATTGGCATTGACCTGGGGACCACCAATTCTTTGGTTGCCACTGTTCGCAATGGTCGTGCACAAACATTGGCGGATATTGATGGCGTACACCTACTGCCGTCAGTGGTGCACTATGGAGAAGGTGACAGCATAAGCGTGGGTGAATCGGCCCTTAAGGGTGCGACTAATGATCCTCACAATACTTTATTGTCTATAAAGCGTCTCATGGGGCGTTCATATAAAGATGTGATGGCAAGTGCGACAAGTAAAATGTCACCGTATGAGTTGCTTGATTTAGGTCAGGATATGGTGAAGGTGCACACCCAGGTGGGCGATGTTTCTCCGGTACAGGTGTCATCGGAAATTTTAAAAACCTTAGTTCAGCGCGCAGAGCAAACCCTTGGCGCTGAATTAACAGGGGTGGTGATTACCGTCCCGGCATATTTTGATGACGCGCAGCGTCAAGCCACTAAAGATGCGGCAAAAATAGCAGGCCTAAATGTTTTGCGCTTGCTCAATGAGCCCACCGCGGCGGCGGTCGCATACGGCCTTGATCAACAGGATGAGGTGGCGATAGCTGTTTTTGATTTGGGTGGCGGCACGTTTGATGTTTCCGTACTGCAATTAACGAAAGGGGTGTTTGAAGTTCTTGCTACTGGCGGGGACTCAGCCTTAGGTGGTGATGATTTTGATCATGCCATTGCACATTGGTTTGTTGCTGAGCACGAGCTGACAAATTTAGATGCGCATCAGCAACGTGCCCTGTTAACTGCGGCGCGACAAGCCAAAGAAGGCTTGTCTGATGTTGACGAGGTGGAGTTAGCATTGGCTGAGCTGTCGTCAACGCTAACGCGCGAGCAATTTAATACTTTAGTTGATCCCTTAATCGATACGGCAATTCGAGCCTGTAAACGGGCCTTGCGTGATGCGAAATTGCGCAGTGATGATATTCACAATGTGGTTATGGTGGGTGGTTCAACCCGCGTTCCCCGTGTGCGCGAGCGTGTTGCTGAATGGTTTGGGCGGGAGCCCTTGATAGATTTGGATCCGGATAAAGTTGTTGCCTTAGGGGCAGCTTTGCAAGCGGATCAGTTGGTTGGTAACCGCAGTGGCGACGAGATGTTGTTGTTGGATGTAATCCCGTTGTCACTGGGGATTGAAACCATGGGTGGATTAACGGAGAAAATTATCCACCGTAATACCACGATTCCTGTCGCAATGGCTCAGGAATTTACCACATTTAAAGATGGACAGGTTGGTATGGCAATCCATGTGGTGCAGGGGGAGCGTGAGTTGGTTGAAGATTGCCGTTCATTAGCCCGCTTTGAGCTACAAGGGATTCCGCCAATGGTGGCGGGTGCGGCGCGGATTAAAGTGACATTTCAAGTGGATGCTGACGGTCTTTTGCGAGTAACTGCGCGTGAAGAAAGCACTGGGTCTGAAAGTCGTATTGAAGTGAAGCCGGCTTATGGACTAAGTGATACCGATATTGCCGATATGCTGCAGGCATCATGGGCATCTGCGGTGGACGATAAAGAGGCGAGGGCATTAAGAGAGCAACAAGTAGAGGCTGAGGCTTTATTGCAAGCGTTGTCTGCTGCCCTGCTGCAAGACGGCGAGGCGATGTTGAGTGAGAGCGAGCAAAGTCAATTGCTAGCCAAGATGGAAGCTTTGCATCACGAGCGTGAAAATGGCACCACTGCGAGTATTGCTAAGCATATAGAAATTGTTGGTAAAGGCAGTGAAGTCTTTGCAGAGCGCCGTATGGATGCCAGTATTAATAAAGCACTTGCCGGTCGGCAAGTTGATGAAATTTAA
- the iscX gene encoding Fe-S cluster assembly protein IscX gives MELKWTDVLDIGIELAEKYPDTDPVHINFVDLRDKVMGLEGFADDPARCGEKILEAIQAAWIEEQD, from the coding sequence ATGGAGCTTAAGTGGACGGATGTATTGGATATTGGTATCGAGCTTGCTGAAAAATATCCGGATACAGACCCTGTGCATATCAACTTTGTCGATTTGCGGGATAAAGTGATGGGCTTGGAGGGGTTTGCTGATGATCCTGCGCGCTGTGGGGAGAAGATTCTTGAAGCGATCCAGGCTGCGTGGATCGAAGAACAGGACTGA